Genomic segment of Populus nigra chromosome 6, ddPopNigr1.1, whole genome shotgun sequence:
CCTCATGgaggagaaaaatattttactagaAAGTTTAGTACTCTATTGTTGTGCCATACTTGTCATTGGTAAAGATGTTAATGGCAACATTTCCCTGGAATGTTGAGTCATCAattggttgttgttgttatcataACCCAATATTGGGTTTCCCCTAAACtcatccttttccttttaaataaataaataaaacaacaaaaataaataaaataacaaaaataaaaacaacaaaaaaattaaaaaaagaacaagctGAGAAGGGTTTTAAACACATGAAGGAACCAAACTGAGATTTTAGACAAAATCGGGAACCCAATTATACCCAAAATTGAACGACAATGCATatttaaggttaaattaaataattataggatgcatttgcataaaaaaaaagtttggggacttaattAGGTTTTCAATAGGctaatttgattcaattatagacctaattaaaggtttaattaaatttaagaattaatttaggtcaaattaaaagaatcgaTTAAGTGCAAGGTCTTACTTAGATTTTTagtgggtcaaattaatttttaaaggacataattggtgaaaaattaagtttggaaacctaatttgggcttaattgagaagattgaaattttggaggatcagatttaatttttacaagctCAGTCGGATGAAATCAGaggtaaaattgcaagaaaatcaaagtttgagtGTCAATTAAGGGTTAAGTTAAAGAAATTCAAGACTAAGAACCTTTTTGCAAAAGACGCGCAAATTCAAGGACCAAATTCGATTGAAaataagggtgaaattaaagaaactaGAAGTATGAAAGTCAATTgaggatgtaattgaaaatattCGAGACCAAGAACCAAgttgaaaaacatgttaaaattagagggtttttttaaaatcttgcaAAGGCAAAATTGAATTAGTTcttgaaatcaaaattcattGAGGACCCAATTAAACAAATTCAAAGATTGaagactaaaattaaaagagagattCATGACCTAATTTAGTATATAAGTGCCAAAATGGTGccgttttatttaaatgaacaattttttaactatattttggttcaaaactaTGTCGTTTTGATCAACacccaagacaaaaaaaaagtgtcagTCGACATGTCCTCTGACACTGTTTATCATCTCCCTTAAAAGAACTAGGGGAGACTATCTCTGATGCCACCTTTCAaaccttctttctctctcttaccCACACCAAACAAGACCAAAAATACTCTTTTGCACCCATCTGATGTTGAACTTGGCCTACATGCTTTAATTTGTCTTGACCTCATACAACCTCTGTCATGACAAACAAATAGCATGACCTGAGCAACATATTAAAACCTGCAGTTGCAATGTATTGAAAGGCAGCTTTAAAGGGCCAGAATCAATGGCCAAAATGAAGGCTTGATCATCAACTGTGATGATCTTACCAGCTTAAGACCTTAGCAATCCCCAAACCCCCTTTAAATACCAACCTTAGGGCAACCATGAAAGaggggaggaagaagaaaaattgaagcaAATGAGAGGGAAAAAGAGATagaggaaaaaagagaaaaaggaaccACCCTACATCTACACCAAACCAAAGGAAAAACCAAAGCTAAACaccttttttctttacattttccTACGAAACTGAAACTGCAACACATATACACAAAGCCACCACTCTTCTTTACACATACAATGTCATCTCCATCACTATCTTTCTTCCCTCTCTGCAGAGGCTTCATTATAGCTTCTCCACCTCCAGACCAGCATCATTAGCCTCCATCGTGAACCACCACACCATAACGAGACCACCACCAGGAAGTCGTCAACCCTAAGCTAGGTaacttttttattccttttttttttctcataagaGTTGTGCTTGGAATACATGAATAATTACTTCATTTTACTGGCAAACTTTCTTTGCCAAAAGAAACATCACTGGGTTGGGCAAGtggcaaagaaaaataaagttaggCCTCCATCCTAGCCCGCGTGATTAAGTTTGCTCTATAAAGAAATCTATTAGGACGTCTATCAGCCTAACAAAATCAGATTGGGATGGGCTTGAGCTCACCTTGTACATATGGGCTTGGTCTTTCCCAACCTATATGGTTGGGCTAAGCCCAACCCAAACCTATGGGCGTGCTGGGCACAACCCATTTTTTCTAAGGAAAAAGTGTCATGTTTTGATTCTTAAGGCGTGTTTATCAAATACTATCTTAAGGCATTTTCAATGCCTCTAATTTTAAGCTAAAAGTTTGTTTGACAAACATGCCCTGCTGCCTTTTCATTTAGCTTtagttcatttttattttaatatgtatcCAAACAAGCACTAAACTAGTTCATAAGattctgaaaaaaattcatggaccaattttaagttatttgtcgatcccaaatttatttttccaataattttccCTAAATATCAGGTTATAGACTTACATTCTAAGATATTGACATCAGTATTAAAAATATCCAGTTTTtctcagaaattaaaaaaaaaataactaaaagattCAGAAAagattttcttatttcaaaaatacaaaaacatatcttctttttaaaaaggaatctcacttaatattgggttgtaaacttacattgtaagatatcgatttgatattaaaaatatccagTTTTTCTTCGaaacttcaaaaaacaattcaaaagattccttatttaaaaaatacaaaaaatatttttttgtttatgtgcaTACAaccaaattctaattttttttcacatatattttcttttaaaagtgcatttttatcatattttaaaaatacaaaatgaatatcataaccagtttgTGACTATCCATTAGGActtggttaaaattttaaaaatatcacaaaaattaatttgtttaattaatattcaggGTATAATTTACAACATAATGCATACTCccgatattaaattaaatgagttaATATCACTATACATTAGGAATTAGTTGTAGACTTTATTATTTGAGGACATAAAATTACACTGTAAAGTATATCCTCGAATATTAAATATACAAAGtagaaaataaatgtgatgctaaaattcagacCCTAGAACAATCAGGATTTAACTCGAGAAGGCAGAGACTTTCTCACGAAAGGAGATCTGTTTTGCACCTTATatgagaccaacaaatagaaacctagcctagaaaaacaattgatcaacaatacaacttaccataggtagggtgcactgggggtgatgcatCTTTTCCTTACACAACTAGTCCTTTTACCTAGACTCTCGTAAAATATTaagtttcctagtgaccatgaTACTAGGTGTTGACTTcttcaaaatcataattttattattaatcctAAACCTTTTTAGTCTAAGAgggagattttttatttgacgtCATGCACGATACAACAAATATCATGCTCGCCATTGGTGAAGATGCTGGTTAATGTTAGTAAATAATCATTGATGTAGAAAAGTGACATAAAAGACACTGCATGATGCATGGAAAAGTTTGTTACATATAAAAAGTTTGTGTGCAAAATTTTGggaacttaaaaataaaatgcataaaGGTGTGTGTTGGGACAACATTTaacaaatctaaataaatatcaaatgtCGGGCAAGAAAATAGAGTTGTGTGACCAGTCAACCAAGTTGATCGATCTTGATTACAGAACTGAGGCCTAATAATAGATCGAGGTCCAAATAGGCCAAGCTGCccgatcttttttttatctttttttttaaattagtttatcaTGTATCATCATTGTGCAAGCAAATCACAAGTTATGTAATAATTTAGAATCCAAGCACTAATAATACCaacttgtttgaaaatattcattaaacgataaaaaaaaaaatctccttttGTCAGGAAAAAACTCTATTGGAGAtcgattaaaataattaataatgaacAAGCAGCaactatgattttaaattaaatttatataacaaTTTATATCGTGTCAGTTAGAACTCGAAGAAGCAGCCTCCAGTCCTCCTTCTAGCGCCTAGGCTCGGTATCATGCACATACTTGCAGTGTCAACCATTACCTCTTTCTTTCAGAGAGGGACGAATGAGAAAACGAGTTGCACATTGTGGACTGTTCATGGATATACTATAAGTTGGGGACTTATATATGTAGTTATCCCTAAAAAAGGACGAAAATGAATAAAtcgaaattaataaataatatccaagaaattaaaatttttgttgtaaaaaaaaaaaacgattttcCGCATTTTTAGCTTTGCAAAATTCATAGCTTCTCTCCTCCTCtcagagaggagagagaagaagaacaagagaaaatataaagagcgttttttcaaattaaaaagaaactttaaattccctctccctctccctctccctcgaGGGTTTCTACtctcaaaaatccaatcttctcttcttctctagtCAATCTCGATTACCCGTACTTGCATTTTCGAGAtccacacataaaaaaaaaatcgccGATTTCTCTTCGATTTAAAGGTGATCTCATCGGTTAATTGTTTATACAGATTGGAGGTGagtgtcattgttttttttttctttcgtttaGATTTGGAATTCTGATTTTTGTTTCTCTATATAAATTTACGAATGCGATAATTAGGGTTGTGGATTTTAGACATGTAGAGGTTTTGCGGTGCTTTATGGAATAATGATTTCAGTTATCATGCATTTGTTGAATTGCATGTCAGTGGAAACTTTGTGTGATCTTGCAATGTGTGTTTTTTGCACtctaaatttggtttttttttttttaagattattttatagCTTGTGATTGTGCGATTTTGGAGTTGATTTTTGCAATTTAGGTAGAGATGAGTCAGTGTCTTTGAAAAcgtttaatgattttaatggtGGTAGCTAATATATGGTATTAATTGCAGTTTATAGATACAGAAATTGCGTTTGAGGATCAATGGTATGCTCGATTGGAAATGGGAGGATGGCAGTCATGGCTCGGCTTCTGGCTGCGGGAAGTTTATTGCAAAATAATGCAGGTATATATAGATAAGACGATAATTCCATAATGTACTCCTATGAAGATAACGTTGGAGCCCGTGTAGACTTTTGTGTTAACGCAAGTTTACGTTCTTAGATTGCCTATAGAAATtaactttgaaaagtaaaatgggattttatttatatactaGGTGATATTTCAATTGGCTTTTTTTTCCGTTGAAGTTTCTTCTATTCATGTTAGCTCCAATTTTTTTGCAGAGGAGGTTAGCCAGCAGAAATTAGCTACTCAATATATTTGCAGAGAATTGCACGAGGCAGATGAACCAAATTTACTTGATGAAGAAGGTAATCTTCGAGCACTATGTTTATGCGGGAAAGTTTCTACATGGACGGACAAATTAGGGATGTGTACGGTCCATGACCAGCCTGCATTGTCAAGTCTTAATTGTCACGTTCTTTGTAATTTAAGTCAAACTTTTTGTTTTCCCTTGGTGTTCAGTTTCTTTAGTTGCTTGATCATTTCCTTTTGCAGATATGCATGTTTTTGGTTTGATGCCTATGACTGACCCTTTGGACCTGGTAAGGTTTGACAAGTTGAGCTTTTTATTGGTTGTATAAACAATATTCTAActcatttattttcctttcacaTGCAAAATACTGTTAATCCATTGGTGTGCTTAtgatatttcttaattatttatctaattttgcAATATCATTGTGAAGGTATGTTGCAATGCTTGTAAGAAGCCAGTGAAGGCTAGCCAATATGCAGCCCATGCAGGTTTTGAGGTTTTCtcttttcagttttttccttttccctttctttctttcctaaCTCTTTAGGCAGTTATTAAAATTGGTGTTAATGTGGCATATGGTTCAAATAATAGAGCTCCATGCAATGGATATAAACATTTTAAAGTGGTTGAAAAACACAAGGAACATTGATGTTGacaaaatatttgtttggaaATGATATGGACAAATGCTTGTGTTTAATTAGAACCATTAAGTGCTTCATTTTCTCCTAGACATCAGCATTATTACTGTTtatcccattttttttttttaaaaaaccatcattGCTTGATTCACACAAATGCTAGTTAGGACATCCTTTGGAGTCCCTGTAGGTGCTTTCATCGATACTCCAATAGCAATGATTTTGTTATATGCTTTTACTTGAATGAGTGCTTGAATCAGGGtgtaacatgattttttaaatcaaatgatgaaatatcACAATCTCCGCATAggtttttatttgcaatctctTCCAAATAAGTTTTAGTCAACTAGGTAATTGTGTTTTGGTCCAAACTTTAAGGTCTTGGAGGAACAGATGGTGCTAGCCAACTGGTTGTCTAACCTTGATGGCATGAATATGTACTTTTGGGAGTAACTGTTTCTTTATACTGTACATGTGTGTTACGGGTTAATTGATAGCCTACCTTCAATAGTTAGGTATAACCCTTTAAGTCTGGCAGTGCTAGTGCTTAACTGAGttaggtttcttttttctttttttctttttagagcTTTGTAGGTTCTTAAATTCTGCAGAAGAAATGACCTTGGAGCCTGATGGTGGCACAGGACGCAGGAAACCTCCAAGGAAGGAGAGGAAAAAGTTAATAACTGCCTCTTCTAGtatcctcttttttattttgagacaccaaaatctattttaaatccCTATATGGTGTTGATTCAGATGGCTTTGTTACAACACTACCCTTACTTTTAATCTGGGGGAAATGCAAAGAGTCAATGGTTTTTCTCATTAAGTGTTACAAATTTGAACAATGTTTGGTGCTTTGAGATTTTCACATTGTTTCAAAGGATGctacttttattttgtttttatacagGCTAGTGGTTTAGTTCTTAACTTTGTTAGGCCAAGCCACACCAGTTGTGGAACGAGAAAGTTCTGAATATATAGTTGCAGATGATACTGTTGCATCAGAATCTCAGTTGGACAGGCCACCTAGAATGCCTTCTTCCTTCTCCCTGGATACAAAAAGTAAGTCATTTTTGCTcttatatctttatttaatcttttctcTTGAatcttttatatcaaaaaatttatgagtaattatttcaagtaattgtTCTTTCAGCTCTAAGTAACTTGGGTATCATTAAAAGTCCTTGGTAGAATGTCTATCACTCATTTTGAATACAGAGGGGAATCGATTATTTGTTTGAATACTATATTGTAGTCTCGTACCTTTAGATGTCTGTATCCGTGTAAAAGGTTGTGGAATTTCTTTTGCAATAGAGGATAAACAGTCcagtaattactttttttaggAGAGAAATCAGACATTCCTCTCTTTCTCCATGTGCTGCAAGAATTTTGGGTGAAACTTCCTCTCTCTTGAGTAGACTGATATTGCATTCTCTAGTGCTGGTACTTGAGATTGGGTTAATGAATTGTAACTTGGTAtaaatgatctgaaaactaaACCTTTTCTCCCAAGTTGTATCCCAGTGGTTTTCCTTCAAAAGGAGGTTCTGTTGTGTGATGCTTTTGTAATTGAATTAATGAACCTAAGCTAGCTAGATTGACATTTTTCCTTTCAAGGATTTGAACCCACATCATTATGAAAAGTCCCATATGGCTGGGACAACGGTGGTGATTCTTGAGTcaagtagggtttttttttttttttttttaaatgttattgcatctgaaaaacttaaaaagagTAATGTTTTAATCTTGCTTCCTCAACAGACAGGTCCATGGTTGCAATAGACACACACATTATTCTGTTTGAATATATTTGATTCCTTGCTTTCATTTGTCCGTCAGGAAATTCTGCTACTGTAGATGTGGCATCTATGATCGTTGGAAAAGCAGTGAGTCCTGAGAATACAGACTACTCAGCCTGTGTAATGCCACCTCCAACAAAACGCTATAAATTGTATGCTTTCTTTGTTCTCTATGGCGTGTGATTGCTTTAAATACTGCTATCTGCATATCTTCAGGTATCATAAATATTGTTCATAATTCAGTATGAATTTTGAATATCATATTCTGCATTTGCTTTCTCATTgttttcatttctcattttatcatcttcattgCTATTGCATTTATGTGCAATCATGTAGTTACATTATACTTTCatgttagatattttttttagggaaTGGTGGTTAGTATTTCTTAGAACTTGCattacataataattaaaagggaCGTAGTTTTAGTTGCTGTATAATTGTCTTTGGTATTCTTTTTTCATGCATCTTTATTTGATACCCAAATGATAATGTGTTTAATTATGTGATTAGGCCATTACTTTTATTTTGCACATCAATGCCCCCTCCCCCCTGTTAATTGTCTTATGAAGAGAGTACTTTACAAAGTGCCCAAGCTGAGAGTGATGTGAAATTCAGACACAACATTCTGCCAAAAATGTTCCAGCATATCTATTAAGTCATCCTCTATGCCTGCTACTTATGACAATCTTGTGAAATTTGATACTGGTTTCAATTACATGATCCATTGTTTTTGGTTTGTGTAGCATATCAACTGAGCATCGACTGCAATCAGATGATCCAGGAACAGCTTCTGGCTTAACAAAAGTTACAAGCACTGTGGATCCATCTACTTGTATgcccaaatttatattttttcctaaCTTGgtctcttttctcttatttttttcttaccacaaaaaaaccactttttttaatataatattttgaaagaaaatttagaAGTGGGTTTCTTGACTTTTGCACCTTCCTTGCCCTCTAGTTACTGATTTTTCATATGCTTGCTGTTCTCTATCCATGTGGAGTTTACATTCTCTTTATCAAAGTTATCTGGCGAGCTAGTCCATAGTCACAGTATATACGAATTTCATTTCAGGAAAACACGGTGTTGGATTTTCATTTGGGTACCAAATACatatattagaaaagttggatGTTGCACTAGAGGAAAAGGAGTAGAACAGAaggaaataaaatcttaaatcttTTCAACATTCAATTACAACCAGAAAAATGGAGTGTGCAATAGGTGGAAGCTCTAGTTCATTGAAATTTGAAACAGTTTTATTATTTCCATCATGCCATCAACAATAATCATGCATTCACTTAG
This window contains:
- the LOC133695828 gene encoding uncharacterized protein LOC133695828 isoform X1, translated to MVCSIGNGRMAVMARLLAAGSLLQNNAEEVSQQKLATQYICRELHEADEPNLLDEEDMHVFGLMPMTDPLDLVCCNACKKPVKASQYAAHAELCRFLNSAEEMTLEPDGGTGRRKPPRKERKKLITASSSQATPVVERESSEYIVADDTVASESQLDRPPRMPSSFSLDTKRNSATVDVASMIVGKAVSPENTDYSACVMPPPTKRYKFISTEHRLQSDDPGTASGLTKVTSTVDPSTYIPAPLAAKVYYSQRNTRLRSAVAYLYHATSAEALNMVNSELSQESIMQLLASSQKGSVDAQTNDLINEKGDPSVHQPDEILAQSSEMCLDNSGGCPPLTNFSNQSPVDNILRPQTASVGMLRSKYLSKPYSFAGNSGQSLGTMQQPNGTVPVL
- the LOC133695828 gene encoding uncharacterized protein LOC133695828 isoform X2, translated to MVCSIGNGRMAVMARLLAAGSLLQNNAEEVSQQKLATQYICRELHEADEPNLLDEEDMHVFGLMPMTDPLDLVCCNACKKPVKASQYAAHAELCRFLNSAEEMTLEPDGGTGRRKPPRKERKKLITASSSQATPVVERESSEYIVADDTVASESQLDRPPRMPSSFSLDTKRNSATVDVASMIVGKAVSPENTDYSACVMPPPTKRYKFISTEHRLQSDDPGTASGLTKVTSTVDPSTYIPAPLAAKVYYSQRNTRLRSAVAYLYHATSAEALNMVNSELSQESIMQLLASSQKGSVDAQTNDLINEKAGRSFCASTR